DNA from Oryzisolibacter sp. LB2S:
GTCATCGTGCCGCAGGAAGCCGCCGACGCCACCGCCGCCACGCTGCGCGCGCTGGGCGAGCAGGTCTACACCATTGGCGCGATTGCCGAGCGGGGTGCCGGCGCGGCCGTCGTCGTCGCCTGACCCAGCATCTCCTGCAGGGTCGTCCGCCATGTCGTCGGGACACACGCCGCAACGCGGCCCCGAGGCCTTTCCCATGCCCGTGACCAGGGGCGCCTACGCCGCTCGCGGCGTGGCCATTGCAAGCTATGTGCTGATGGCCGCCGCGCTGCTGCTCGTCATGTGCTACGGCCTGCTGCCGGGCCTGCTGTGCGTGTGCGTGGGCTTTCTGCTCACACGCTGGCTGGCGCCGCGGCTGGTACATCTGCGCCGGCTGCTCCCTGGCGGGCGCGGCCATGCCTCCCACAGCGGTCAGAGCGTGGCCGCAGCCCTGGTCATGCTGTCGCCGCTGCTGCTCGTGGCGTTCGCGCTGTCGCACTCGCGCACCTACATCGTCGATGCGCCCCAGCAGTATCGTGAGCTGCTGGACTTCCTGGCCAGCACGGTGCTGGAGCTGCGCCAGAAGCTGCCGCCCGACATCGCGGCCCAGCTGCCCGAGGGCACGGCCGAGATCCAGCGCATCCTCGCCTCCTACCTGGCGGCCAAGGCCGGCGCCCTGGCCATGGCCGGCCGCGCATGGCTCACGGGCCTGCTCTATGCCTATGTGGGCCTGGTGATCGGAGCCCTGGCGGCCGTGCGCAGCATGGAGACGGCGCGCGGCCGGCTCACCCAGCAGCTCGTGCTGCGCGTGGCGCGCATGGGCGAGGCGTTTCGGCAGATCGTGGCCGCGCAGTTCTGGATCGCGTCGTTCAACACCGTGCTCACGGCCATCTTTCTGATCCTGCTGCTGCCGCTGTGGGACCTGAAGCTGCCCTACACCCCCGCGCTCATCACCCTGACCTTTGTGGCGGGGCTGGTGCCCATCGTCGGCAATCTGCTGTGCAACGCCGTACTCACCGTCGTCGGCCTGTCGGTATCGCCGGCCGCCGCGGTGGCCTGCCTGGCCTTTCTGATCCTGATCCACAAGGCCGAATACGTGATCAACGCCAAGGTGGTGGGCCGGCGCACGCACATCGGCGTGTGGGAGCTGCTGTCGGTCATGTTCGTCGCCGAGGCCATCTTCGGCCCCGCCGGCCTGGTGGCCGCTCCCTTGTTCTACGCCTATCTCAAGAAGGAGCTCAAGGCGGCGCAGCTGATCTGACGGGCGACGCGTCTTGCCCCCAGGCTCGGCT
Protein-coding regions in this window:
- a CDS encoding AI-2E family transporter gives rise to the protein MPVTRGAYAARGVAIASYVLMAAALLLVMCYGLLPGLLCVCVGFLLTRWLAPRLVHLRRLLPGGRGHASHSGQSVAAALVMLSPLLLVAFALSHSRTYIVDAPQQYRELLDFLASTVLELRQKLPPDIAAQLPEGTAEIQRILASYLAAKAGALAMAGRAWLTGLLYAYVGLVIGALAAVRSMETARGRLTQQLVLRVARMGEAFRQIVAAQFWIASFNTVLTAIFLILLLPLWDLKLPYTPALITLTFVAGLVPIVGNLLCNAVLTVVGLSVSPAAAVACLAFLILIHKAEYVINAKVVGRRTHIGVWELLSVMFVAEAIFGPAGLVAAPLFYAYLKKELKAAQLI